The proteins below are encoded in one region of Winogradskyella helgolandensis:
- a CDS encoding tetratricopeptide repeat protein, whose translation MTKDKLIAHYFSKTLSPEAQKEFDHLLATDPEFKKTFKFQENLKTVIKKETQTQLKEELHSFENSTKASSKTYIKWLVAASIIILLALPSFWYFGPSNLDNDVLFATNFTPFENVVHPIVRGEASDDLKSKAFISYEAKDYKEALNYFDAILKEGDNATIAFYKANVLLQLNKNNEAIKILEQNNKLPQKLKAQQQWYLALAYIKINNTKKAIVSLNTVIENGTYKKNAAERLLEQLD comes from the coding sequence ATGACTAAAGACAAACTCATAGCGCACTATTTTTCTAAAACGCTTTCCCCTGAAGCGCAAAAGGAATTTGACCATTTATTGGCCACAGATCCTGAATTTAAAAAAACGTTTAAATTCCAAGAGAATCTTAAAACGGTTATCAAAAAAGAAACGCAAACGCAACTAAAAGAAGAACTTCATTCTTTTGAAAATTCCACAAAGGCATCGTCAAAAACATACATAAAATGGCTCGTTGCCGCTTCTATTATTATACTATTGGCATTGCCTAGTTTTTGGTATTTTGGACCATCAAATTTAGATAACGACGTACTTTTCGCAACCAATTTTACACCTTTTGAGAATGTAGTGCACCCTATAGTACGTGGAGAAGCCTCTGATGATTTAAAATCAAAAGCTTTTATTTCTTATGAAGCTAAAGACTATAAAGAAGCACTCAATTATTTTGATGCTATTTTAAAGGAAGGTGACAATGCTACGATTGCATTTTATAAAGCCAATGTTTTATTACAACTCAATAAGAATAACGAAGCTATAAAAATATTGGAACAGAATAATAAGCTACCACAAAAACTAAAAGCCCAACAGCAATGGTACTTAGCCCTAGCTTATATTAAAATTAATAACACTAAGAAAGCTATAGTGAGTTTGAACACAGTGATAGAAAATGGTACTTATAAGAAAAATGCTGCTGAGCGGTTATTAGAACAATTGGATTAG
- a CDS encoding RNA polymerase sigma factor, with product MVDKVLVEALKKRNSEALKSVYLDYKAAFIGFAKKYPLDQATIIDIYQDAIIALHDNAVDGKLDDLKSELKTYLFSIGKYMIYKRLRQQKKMYSIDEDTTLESLKIDTDYTIDLIEDLSDDQQKLQIAFKSLGEKCKAILTLFYYRGFTIDEITNELNYSNKDVAKSQKSRCIKSLKDLIFNP from the coding sequence ATGGTAGATAAGGTTCTTGTTGAAGCTTTAAAAAAACGAAATTCAGAAGCACTGAAATCCGTTTATTTAGATTACAAGGCAGCTTTTATTGGATTTGCAAAAAAATATCCTTTAGATCAAGCAACGATTATTGATATTTATCAAGATGCTATTATTGCGTTGCATGATAACGCTGTTGATGGAAAATTAGATGATTTAAAAAGCGAACTAAAAACTTATCTCTTTAGTATTGGAAAATACATGATTTACAAAAGGTTAAGACAACAAAAAAAGATGTATTCAATTGATGAGGATACAACTTTAGAGAGCTTAAAAATAGATACTGATTACACTATAGATTTAATAGAGGATCTGTCAGACGATCAGCAAAAATTACAAATAGCCTTTAAAAGTTTAGGTGAAAAATGTAAAGCCATATTAACGCTATTCTATTACAGAGGTTTTACTATTGATGAAATTACAAATGAATTAAACTATTCTAATAAAGATGTAGCAAAAAGCCAAAAATCGCGTTGTATAAAATCCCTTAAAGACCTGATTTTTAATCCCTAA
- a CDS encoding DUF6252 family protein, which translates to MKTQFLNLSKAFFMAIFISMTLTACSSDDSDSPDDDGGSDVEFFARVNDGQFTPDDVIAIGSVGVNFFSITATKDNGENVDITIPSVELGTYTATGDTDTQVISTYRLNNTNPALSTYTAMQGSVTITSSEQISSVLRNVKGTFFFTYSRDDEPQVYEFTEGEFNIDVLYF; encoded by the coding sequence ATGAAAACACAATTTTTAAACTTGTCAAAAGCCTTTTTTATGGCGATTTTCATTTCAATGACATTAACGGCATGTTCTTCTGATGATTCAGATTCACCAGATGATGATGGAGGAAGCGATGTAGAATTTTTCGCCAGAGTTAATGATGGGCAATTTACCCCAGACGATGTTATAGCGATAGGCTCAGTTGGGGTTAATTTTTTTAGTATAACGGCTACAAAAGATAATGGCGAAAATGTAGACATTACGATACCAAGTGTAGAGTTAGGTACTTATACGGCAACAGGAGATACCGATACTCAGGTTATTTCTACATATAGACTCAATAATACAAATCCAGCTTTAAGTACATATACCGCAATGCAAGGCAGTGTAACCATTACAAGCAGTGAGCAAATTAGCTCTGTTTTGCGTAATGTAAAAGGAACTTTTTTCTTTACCTATTCTAGAGACGATGAGCCACAGGTTTACGAGTTTACCGAAGGAGAATTTAATATTGATGTCCTCTATTTCTAA
- a CDS encoding outer membrane protein codes for MKNYKLITAFVIISVLGVLTVNAQTETKIGGFLAYGTEIENIGIGVNAEFPIMDKLTIAPSFIYYLPKEEGFIKVNWFEFNANANYYFMDEENISVYGIGGLNYSSVKVSYDGDNSFLGENYSSSDGRIGLNLGAGANFNIGSKIEPFAELKYVIIDGGQLVIAAGVKYKL; via the coding sequence ATGAAAAACTATAAATTAATAACAGCATTTGTAATCATTAGTGTCTTAGGTGTACTTACTGTTAACGCACAAACAGAGACTAAAATTGGTGGCTTTTTAGCCTATGGTACAGAAATAGAAAATATAGGGATTGGTGTCAATGCAGAATTTCCAATTATGGATAAACTTACTATTGCGCCTTCCTTTATTTATTATTTACCAAAAGAAGAGGGTTTTATTAAAGTGAATTGGTTTGAGTTTAATGCCAATGCCAATTACTATTTTATGGATGAAGAAAACATCTCTGTTTATGGTATTGGTGGTTTAAATTACTCCAGTGTTAAAGTCTCTTATGATGGTGATAATTCGTTTTTAGGAGAAAATTATTCATCAAGCGATGGCAGAATAGGTCTAAACTTAGGTGCAGGTGCTAACTTTAATATTGGTAGTAAAATTGAACCTTTTGCAGAATTAAAATATGTTATCATTGATGGTGGACAGTTAGTTATAGCAGCTGGTGTAAAATATAAATTATAA
- a CDS encoding DUF4412 domain-containing protein → MKALKPLFITLVFLLMSNAVQAQFWKKLAKKAEKKIEREAENRAEKRVNKNIDKVFDEAEDGIDNIDLKTEKVDVKLPDSYHFEWKYSMKTQTQDKEINMYYMLKKEAAYIGVIVILDEFDTSKNSKTIMDGERGAFITFMDVNGQKIYRAMELPEADPLEENTNDFILEKTDTKEILGYSCQGYKTQINDGTMHFYMANNAPISLHSAFGKNQSMPKGFNKELLTGLKDGLMLEAEFTSDKNSNNNFKTTCTELKKVDYTLDVSQYSSLSELGSKN, encoded by the coding sequence ATGAAAGCACTAAAACCACTATTTATTACACTTGTTTTTCTATTAATGAGTAATGCTGTTCAAGCGCAGTTTTGGAAGAAATTAGCAAAAAAAGCAGAGAAAAAAATTGAAAGAGAAGCAGAAAATCGCGCGGAAAAACGCGTTAATAAAAATATAGACAAAGTATTTGACGAAGCAGAAGACGGCATAGATAATATAGATCTAAAAACAGAAAAAGTAGATGTAAAACTTCCTGATAGCTATCATTTTGAATGGAAATATAGCATGAAAACGCAAACTCAAGATAAAGAGATTAACATGTATTATATGCTAAAAAAAGAAGCAGCATACATTGGTGTAATTGTGATTTTAGATGAGTTTGATACTTCAAAAAATAGCAAAACTATAATGGATGGCGAAAGAGGCGCGTTTATCACTTTTATGGATGTAAATGGTCAAAAAATATACAGAGCGATGGAACTTCCTGAAGCAGATCCTTTAGAAGAAAACACCAATGATTTCATATTAGAAAAAACAGATACCAAAGAGATTTTAGGATATAGTTGTCAAGGTTACAAAACCCAAATAAACGACGGAACGATGCATTTTTATATGGCAAATAATGCGCCAATTAGTTTGCATTCTGCATTTGGTAAAAATCAAAGCATGCCTAAAGGCTTTAATAAAGAACTTCTAACGGGTTTAAAAGATGGTCTTATGTTAGAGGCCGAATTTACTAGTGATAAAAACAGCAATAACAATTTTAAAACCACATGTACCGAGCTTAAGAAAGTGGATTATACATTAGACGTAAGTCAGTATAGTTCTTTAAGTGAATTAGGTAGCAAAAATTAA
- a CDS encoding DUF7619 domain-containing protein produces the protein MKTKLLTLALLFSIAISAQITKSEAYIPGTKLVFYANECGNTIPEAAGKLTFCDGNGNLGVVEESYGLNNRNIRYMVENRANADEAFVTNDGLSIKLADGTYENVPNIAIPDFTTAGDWQNDNIFRGALIMPNNNVIFSGGDYYLYTYNRTQKTISTIEFSDFRSPVTMTYDEDRDVAWIIARDGSGPHLYSYNETIGLVHISALSLSINVAQLSAGALISPTFTYRDNHLYFGIQSGLFKVSVLDYTTTSYNTTSTPSIPSDNVSDIKFDDNGDLWLALNETNDGSILKFNIANETFEQYELPRATNPAYTYKFSNIALDNAGTIWCTALNYNGLIKLEFDQGVPQWEQIPLADLPQLGLESPYVPDNIFYKNDKFYFTTFSASSGSSSVDQILINDNGNWSSITDNETGNISYLSSKRFNYNLPDDNGGMWWFNWYDDVIVHRMANDEQFVFTDVSNLGSYAAIDIDDKPIIPLSISGTKITKIDTPLFYGLLNDTNQNANGLVRHKDEVWWYNESTLQVKILKYNQVIATFDLDASYENIYNFQVDSNGDAWFSKNASNGSIIKKFETSTATTTDYTFTENLGTLKRTVAAPNGAMWFVRSNGLIYYDGSTFTIYPGANYPELSKIVSLIVDTNNVAHVLLNDNTAIVKIENAGTSNVSFSTTFLEGINSILPALSHYRPDDLSIDSQGAMWTHASQNAFKLTDADMATEYRTEGETYNVSGLIYNDLNENNVFDTGEEYAGQLVALKLNGNVYSTFTNANGVYAFYMYDENSTYEITLPTIGQFVTASNRQLEVVVGSSDQNYDGNDFQLRPKFVNSLLVKSSSKLGAWGFVRANFENTYTTAIGNLSPTKTFNNLEVTYTFKNQDENSNNILPSIDDVKVYELDPNGGFQLIEKVTIDQRNNKWSVDLLPGAYTQNELTVTPDISETGAQTDIKITIPTVSPLNTYIIEIDTGLFDPSESGVIINHGVSKMGSDNFEDANSNPLLDPIILFPLGDRDENNTGFDVDDSPYLNPNDVYIDPPYLEPKQVYGPGPYSAKIYSSYDPNDKLVDEGVPGVVNDRHIERKWLTYTIRFENSGNFSAKDVVVTDVLDANLDPNSVKVIEASHNYNVDILKNGAGENVLKFSFNDIFLPFDDANNDGYIKFMVKADEGIAEDAIVNNSANIYFDQNPAIITNIIQVRFFTIETLGIEDEDLVSQFKMYPNPAHSIVNIETKLQIENVEVYTILGNKVLETTSKHIDVSQLAEGTYILKVSSERGTLSKKLIIN, from the coding sequence ATGAAAACAAAATTACTCACTTTAGCATTGTTATTTTCAATAGCGATTAGTGCTCAAATTACAAAATCTGAAGCTTATATTCCAGGAACTAAATTAGTGTTTTATGCTAATGAATGTGGAAACACCATACCAGAAGCGGCTGGTAAATTAACCTTTTGCGATGGCAACGGAAATTTAGGAGTTGTAGAAGAAAGTTATGGGCTTAATAACAGAAATATAAGGTATATGGTAGAGAATAGAGCCAATGCAGATGAAGCATTTGTAACTAATGATGGCTTATCTATTAAACTAGCAGATGGCACATATGAAAATGTACCAAACATTGCTATTCCAGATTTTACCACAGCTGGAGATTGGCAAAATGATAATATTTTTAGAGGTGCTTTAATTATGCCTAATAACAATGTTATTTTTTCTGGTGGTGACTATTATTTATATACCTACAACCGTACTCAAAAGACGATATCTACAATAGAATTTTCTGATTTTCGTAGTCCTGTAACTATGACATACGATGAAGATCGTGATGTAGCTTGGATTATTGCACGTGATGGCAGTGGTCCTCATCTGTACAGTTACAATGAGACTATTGGGTTAGTACATATTAGTGCATTGTCTTTGTCTATCAATGTTGCGCAATTATCAGCTGGTGCACTGATTTCGCCAACGTTCACCTATCGAGATAATCATTTGTATTTTGGTATTCAATCAGGTTTATTTAAAGTAAGTGTACTAGATTATACAACTACAAGTTACAATACTACTTCAACACCAAGTATACCAAGCGACAATGTAAGTGATATTAAGTTTGATGATAATGGTGACTTATGGCTAGCTTTAAATGAAACTAACGATGGTAGTATTCTTAAATTTAATATCGCAAATGAAACCTTTGAGCAATATGAATTACCAAGAGCTACTAATCCTGCCTATACGTATAAGTTTAGTAATATAGCTCTAGATAATGCTGGCACAATTTGGTGTACAGCACTTAACTATAATGGTTTAATAAAATTAGAATTTGATCAAGGTGTGCCACAATGGGAACAAATACCATTAGCAGATTTACCACAATTAGGTTTAGAATCACCATATGTGCCAGATAATATCTTTTATAAAAACGATAAATTTTATTTCACAACGTTTTCAGCTTCTTCGGGTTCTAGTAGTGTTGATCAAATTTTAATAAATGATAACGGTAATTGGTCTTCCATAACAGATAATGAAACAGGAAATATTTCTTACTTATCTAGCAAGCGGTTTAATTATAATTTACCAGATGATAATGGTGGTATGTGGTGGTTTAATTGGTATGATGATGTTATTGTACATCGTATGGCTAATGATGAGCAGTTTGTATTTACAGATGTATCCAATCTCGGTAGTTATGCAGCCATCGATATAGATGATAAGCCTATTATACCATTAAGTATAAGTGGTACTAAAATCACCAAAATAGATACACCTCTTTTTTATGGTTTATTAAACGATACAAATCAAAACGCAAATGGATTAGTACGTCATAAAGATGAGGTTTGGTGGTATAACGAAAGTACCTTACAGGTTAAGATTTTAAAATATAATCAAGTTATAGCGACGTTCGATTTAGATGCTAGCTATGAAAATATTTATAATTTTCAGGTAGATTCTAATGGTGATGCCTGGTTTTCTAAAAATGCAAGTAATGGTTCTATCATTAAAAAGTTTGAAACCAGTACTGCAACGACAACAGATTATACCTTTACAGAAAATTTAGGAACATTAAAACGAACTGTTGCAGCACCAAATGGTGCAATGTGGTTTGTGAGATCCAATGGGCTTATTTATTACGATGGTAGCACATTTACAATTTATCCAGGGGCTAATTATCCTGAGCTTTCTAAAATAGTATCATTAATAGTAGATACTAATAATGTTGCTCATGTATTATTAAATGATAATACTGCCATTGTAAAAATTGAAAATGCAGGAACCTCTAACGTGTCATTTAGCACCACGTTTTTAGAAGGTATCAATTCTATTTTGCCAGCTTTAAGTCATTACAGACCAGATGATTTATCTATTGATAGTCAAGGTGCCATGTGGACACATGCTTCTCAGAATGCATTTAAACTTACAGATGCAGATATGGCTACGGAATACAGAACTGAAGGTGAAACTTATAATGTTTCTGGTTTAATATATAACGATCTTAATGAAAACAATGTTTTTGATACAGGTGAAGAGTATGCAGGTCAATTAGTGGCTTTAAAACTAAATGGGAATGTATATTCTACATTTACCAATGCCAATGGAGTTTATGCATTTTATATGTATGATGAAAATTCAACTTATGAAATTACGTTGCCAACCATTGGGCAATTTGTTACAGCTTCAAATAGACAGTTAGAAGTTGTTGTTGGTAGCAGTGATCAAAATTACGATGGTAATGATTTTCAGTTAAGACCTAAGTTTGTGAATTCTTTACTTGTAAAAAGCAGTTCTAAGTTAGGAGCTTGGGGATTTGTAAGAGCTAATTTTGAAAACACCTATACTACGGCAATCGGTAATTTATCACCAACAAAAACGTTTAACAATCTTGAAGTTACTTATACGTTTAAAAATCAAGATGAAAATAGTAACAATATTTTACCGTCAATAGATGATGTGAAAGTGTATGAGTTAGATCCTAATGGAGGCTTTCAACTTATAGAAAAAGTAACTATTGATCAAAGAAATAACAAGTGGAGCGTAGATTTACTACCAGGTGCTTATACGCAAAATGAATTAACCGTTACGCCAGACATCTCAGAAACTGGTGCACAAACCGATATTAAAATTACCATACCAACGGTAAGTCCACTTAATACGTACATAATAGAAATAGATACAGGTCTGTTTGATCCTTCTGAATCAGGTGTAATTATAAATCATGGTGTTTCAAAGATGGGCTCTGATAATTTTGAAGATGCTAACAGTAATCCGCTTTTAGATCCTATAATTTTATTTCCTCTTGGAGATCGTGATGAAAATAATACCGGTTTTGATGTAGACGATTCGCCATATTTAAATCCAAACGATGTTTATATAGATCCACCATATTTAGAACCTAAACAAGTTTATGGACCAGGACCTTATAGTGCTAAAATTTATAGTTCATACGATCCCAATGATAAATTGGTAGATGAAGGTGTTCCTGGAGTAGTTAATGATAGACATATTGAACGCAAATGGTTAACCTATACTATTCGTTTTGAAAACTCAGGAAATTTCTCAGCAAAAGATGTGGTTGTCACTGATGTGTTGGATGCTAATTTAGATCCTAACTCAGTAAAAGTGATAGAAGCAAGTCATAATTATAATGTAGATATTCTTAAAAATGGAGCAGGGGAAAATGTTTTAAAATTTAGCTTCAATGATATCTTTTTACCATTTGATGATGCCAATAATGATGGTTATATAAAGTTTATGGTAAAAGCAGATGAAGGCATTGCAGAAGATGCCATTGTAAATAATAGCGCTAACATCTATTTTGATCAAAACCCTGCGATTATTACCAATATAATTCAGGTACGTTTCTTTACTATAGAAACATTAGGTATTGAAGATGAGGACTTGGTGTCTCAGTTTAAAATGTATCCGAATCCTGCACATTCAATAGTTAATATAGAAACAAAATTACAAATTGAAAATGTTGAGGTCTATACTATTTTGGGAAACAAAGTATTAGAAACCACAAGCAAGCACATTGATGTTTCTCAATTAGCAGAAGGTACTTATATCTTAAAAGTTAGTTCAGAACGTGGTACCTTAAGTAAGAAGCTAATTATAAATTAA
- a CDS encoding DUF4412 domain-containing protein, whose amino-acid sequence MKTLNFLKSSVFVVCFFMLQTVYAQFGKANKVKLPESYNFEYIYKLKLTHKKGDVNLDYYLKEDANYFGFDTTEMTKGSADTNIFMVMDAELEITAMFMEMMGKKVVQKTKLKTSDFTSKQEDMSDYDFKQIDSKTINGYDCEGYLSENDKVKIIYYITDDVPVSFNQMFGDNVKNLPKGFNAEIMKKYAEKGLMMEMIYEDKKKSKNNITMECTSLEKTDFSIDTTKYGSMMGAFGG is encoded by the coding sequence ATGAAAACTCTAAATTTTTTAAAAAGCAGTGTATTTGTAGTTTGTTTCTTTATGCTACAAACTGTTTATGCGCAATTCGGAAAAGCAAATAAAGTTAAGCTTCCAGAGTCTTATAACTTTGAGTACATCTATAAACTTAAATTAACCCATAAAAAAGGAGATGTAAACCTGGATTACTATCTAAAGGAAGATGCTAATTATTTTGGTTTTGATACTACTGAAATGACTAAAGGAAGTGCAGATACTAACATATTTATGGTCATGGATGCTGAGCTCGAAATTACAGCCATGTTTATGGAAATGATGGGTAAAAAAGTGGTTCAGAAAACAAAATTAAAAACCTCAGATTTTACTTCTAAGCAAGAGGATATGTCAGATTATGATTTTAAACAAATCGATTCAAAAACTATTAATGGTTATGACTGCGAAGGCTATTTGAGTGAAAATGATAAAGTAAAAATTATCTATTATATTACGGATGATGTGCCTGTGAGTTTCAATCAAATGTTTGGAGATAATGTTAAGAATCTTCCAAAAGGATTTAATGCAGAGATCATGAAAAAATACGCTGAGAAAGGCTTAATGATGGAAATGATTTATGAAGACAAAAAGAAATCCAAAAATAATATAACCATGGAATGCACCAGTTTGGAGAAAACAGATTTTTCAATTGATACCACAAAATATGGTTCTATGATGGGAGCATTTGGCGGTTAA
- a CDS encoding tetratricopeptide repeat-containing sensor histidine kinase — protein sequence MKYFYTHKLLGLSILIFFYGSYSAAQSEDFENAISYVEINKPSQYTIIDSILKPFESDSAKMTHLLNLSKETSWNEGASYALNALGVIQRDISNYDESLQLHQEAQTYADEANSDELKITSLNMIGVVYRRMDIVKLALDYHTEALKIAYSVIDPSKAITHNIAISQNSIGNIYLVLKQYDLALLQFNKSLKLEKEADNKLGLAINYHNIGYAQEAKGFLDTALSSYQLSLDYNDTIDSEIGRVICFNSIGRVYLKQSNYKDAKPIILEALEKALDLDDQYYISASYLNLGQLETETNQLVSAEEHLKKALNISNSYNLKSTVAESSKLLSEVSQKNNDYKAALKYYQDAVEIENTILTEQNLQYVNDIAIQYENENKNNQIKALALENEAVRLRLDRNKQILLYTSFLLGAIGIALFIIHRTKALKRDKHILTLEQDMLRSQMNPHFIFNSLNSIKLYIINNDKTNAVYYLNKFSKLIRKILMASKEKETSLNDELETMKLYMNIENIRFSNEIDFNIKVDPTINTEIIKLPSLVLQPFLENSLWHGLSSKSDNKKIDLKVSKKSSEFITVEITDNGIGRLASKEINERKRLERNSVGIDITKARLANFSEAFQNSYTLEIEDLYENEIPSGTKIILQIPVKLKNQIIT from the coding sequence ATGAAATATTTTTATACGCATAAGCTGTTAGGCCTTAGCATCCTGATATTCTTTTATGGCTCTTATAGCGCTGCTCAATCCGAGGATTTTGAAAACGCTATAAGTTATGTTGAAATAAATAAGCCTTCGCAATACACTATAATAGATTCTATTCTAAAACCATTTGAGAGTGATAGTGCAAAGATGACACATTTATTAAATCTGTCTAAGGAAACGTCTTGGAATGAAGGAGCCAGCTACGCACTTAACGCTTTGGGCGTCATACAAAGAGATATCTCTAATTACGATGAGTCTTTACAGCTTCATCAGGAAGCTCAAACCTACGCAGACGAAGCAAATAGCGATGAGTTAAAGATTACAAGTCTTAACATGATTGGTGTAGTTTACAGGCGCATGGACATTGTTAAACTAGCACTAGACTATCACACAGAAGCATTAAAAATTGCGTATTCCGTTATTGATCCATCCAAAGCTATAACTCATAATATTGCCATATCTCAAAATAGTATTGGCAATATTTATTTAGTACTAAAGCAATATGATTTAGCGCTACTCCAATTCAACAAATCACTTAAACTTGAAAAAGAAGCAGACAACAAATTGGGACTTGCTATTAATTATCATAACATAGGTTACGCGCAAGAGGCTAAAGGTTTTTTAGACACTGCCCTATCTAGTTACCAGCTTTCATTAGACTACAATGATACTATTGATTCAGAAATTGGTCGTGTTATTTGTTTTAACAGTATAGGACGTGTTTACCTAAAACAAAGTAACTATAAAGATGCAAAACCTATTATTTTAGAAGCCTTAGAAAAAGCTCTAGATTTAGACGATCAATACTATATTTCAGCTTCATACCTCAACCTTGGACAATTAGAAACAGAAACCAACCAACTCGTATCCGCTGAGGAACATTTAAAAAAAGCACTTAACATTTCTAATTCCTATAATTTAAAATCAACTGTAGCTGAATCGAGCAAATTATTATCAGAAGTAAGCCAGAAGAACAATGATTATAAAGCTGCCTTAAAATATTATCAGGATGCTGTTGAAATAGAAAACACCATTCTTACTGAGCAAAACTTACAGTACGTTAATGATATTGCAATACAATATGAAAACGAAAATAAAAACAACCAAATAAAAGCTTTAGCGCTAGAAAATGAAGCCGTTCGCTTACGATTAGATCGCAATAAACAAATCTTACTTTACACATCATTTCTTCTCGGTGCCATAGGCATCGCCCTTTTTATTATCCATAGAACAAAAGCGTTAAAGCGCGATAAACATATTTTAACCCTAGAACAAGATATGTTGCGAAGCCAAATGAATCCGCATTTTATTTTCAATTCGTTGAATTCCATTAAACTTTACATTATTAATAATGATAAAACTAATGCGGTTTATTATCTCAATAAGTTTTCGAAACTAATTCGAAAGATTTTAATGGCTTCAAAAGAAAAAGAAACATCACTTAATGATGAACTTGAAACCATGAAATTATATATGAATATTGAAAACATTCGATTTTCAAACGAAATAGATTTTAACATTAAAGTAGATCCGACAATCAACACTGAAATCATCAAACTCCCATCTTTAGTTCTTCAACCTTTTTTAGAAAATTCATTATGGCATGGTTTATCCTCAAAATCAGATAATAAAAAAATTGACTTAAAGGTTAGTAAGAAATCATCAGAATTTATAACTGTAGAGATTACAGATAATGGGATTGGTAGATTGGCATCAAAAGAAATAAATGAAAGAAAGCGACTAGAACGAAACTCCGTTGGAATAGATATAACCAAAGCACGATTGGCTAATTTTTCAGAAGCTTTCCAAAATTCATATACTTTAGAGATTGAAGATTTATACGAAAACGAAATCCCTTCTGGCACTAAAATAATTTTACAAATTCCCGTAAAACTAAAGAATCAAATTATTACTTAA
- a CDS encoding LytR/AlgR family response regulator transcription factor, producing MLKAVIVDDEPKAIQSLIWEINNFNEEIEVMASFTNPDEALTFLNSNTPDCLFLDVQMPTIGGFQFLEQLNDINFAVVITTAYDEYAIKALKHEATDYLLKPIDSDDLKDCILKIKKHSERSISTHKLERMLINFNAQFDKKKITINTDGKLLFLDIDEIIYIESDGNYSTLYLQNQKKIVITKKLKEVDAILPEHYFFRIHNSYIINLNKIKAFIKNEGYVIMDSDHKIPVARQRKSDFLEKL from the coding sequence ATGTTAAAAGCAGTAATTGTAGATGATGAACCAAAAGCTATCCAAAGTTTAATTTGGGAAATCAACAATTTTAATGAAGAAATAGAAGTTATGGCTTCTTTTACTAATCCGGATGAAGCATTGACTTTTTTAAACTCCAACACACCAGATTGTTTATTTTTAGATGTACAAATGCCAACCATTGGAGGCTTTCAATTTTTAGAGCAACTAAACGACATTAACTTTGCTGTAGTAATTACTACAGCCTATGATGAATATGCTATAAAAGCATTAAAACATGAAGCAACGGATTACCTATTAAAACCGATAGACTCAGACGATTTAAAAGATTGCATCTTAAAAATCAAAAAACACAGTGAGCGCTCAATTAGCACACATAAATTAGAGCGCATGCTTATTAATTTTAATGCGCAATTCGATAAAAAAAAGATCACCATTAATACGGATGGAAAATTACTCTTTTTAGATATTGATGAAATTATATACATAGAATCCGACGGTAATTATAGTACGCTATACTTACAAAATCAGAAAAAAATAGTCATTACCAAAAAACTAAAAGAGGTTGATGCTATTTTACCAGAACACTATTTTTTTAGAATTCATAACTCCTATATTATTAACCTTAACAAAATAAAAGCATTTATAAAAAATGAAGGTTATGTTATTATGGATAGTGACCATAAAATTCCTGTAGCAAGACAGCGAAAATCAGATTTTCTAGAAAAATTATAG